The Arachis hypogaea cultivar Tifrunner chromosome 16, arahy.Tifrunner.gnm2.J5K5, whole genome shotgun sequence genome contains a region encoding:
- the LOC112754357 gene encoding protein CHUP1, chloroplastic, which produces MESSTSKEEALKPVILKTSIPLAVTFGGLIYTWIKAKRCLSKAPSLSANEAISNGNNSQQGEESCLSLASMEEDEGDSAFGETSVIHDYSENPCFEEEINSLRSQIEGMKMKELALRLQFDQFCGLREQELELGEIKNALSLEIARIGFLDREISSMEAEHKRLEDWRSENKLLRKRFKKLQRRSMAQYRIVKEQALMIKAEEAEILRCHDELRMKVNVIDELEDEIKKLQRELDQLQDHKNELLKKIDTLERLHASKIEVSREDYNRVVDELDHVKKEQADEAKELIHLRWTNACLRHEITRHHDNVHQHQHGDNNIELEPGGGSDLQVTHYDSDHDQSHDDDGSSFEHQSVSHFGSFRHGNGTRSKSGKLLRKIKRWVEGTETSKTSESNKNIKIIRYGFCLRVSRHFTLKPFMGKENKLCNIRWPIISITGY; this is translated from the exons ATGGAAAGTTCAACATCAAAAGAAGAGGCTCTAAAGCCAGTGATCCTCAAAACTAGTATTCCTTTAGCTGTTACTTTTGGTGGTTTAATCTATACATGGATCAAAGCAAAGAGATGTTTATCTAAGGCTCCTTCCTTATCAGCAAATGAAGCGATTTCTAATGGCAACAATTCTCAACAAGGTGAAGAAAGTTGCCTTAGCCTTGCttcaatggaagaagatgaaggagACAGTGCGTTTGGTGAGACATCGGTGATCCATGATTACAGTGAAAATCCATGTTTTGAGGAAGAGATTAACAGCCTAAGAAGCCAGATTGAAGGTATGAAAATGAAGGAATTGGCCTTGAGGTTGCAGTTTGATCAGTTTTGTGGCTTGAGAGAGCAAGAACTTGAGCTTGGAGAAATCAAGAATGCACTTTCGCTTGAGATCGCCCGCATCGGTTTCTTGGACAGGGAGATTTCATCCATGGAGGCAGAGCATAAGAGGTTGGAGGATTGGAGATCGGAGAATAAGTTGCTTCGGAAGAGGTTTAAGAAGCTGCAGAGGAGATCGATGGCGCAGTATCGCATTGTGAAGGAGCAGGCCTTAATGATCAAGGCAGAGGAAGCAGAAATCTTGAGATGCCATGATGAATTGAGAATGAAGGTTAACGTTATTGATGAATTAGAGGATGAAATCAAGAAACTGCAAAGAGAATTGGATCAATTGCAGGATCACAAGAATGAACTTCTTAAGAAGATTGACACACTTGAAAGATTACATGCGTCTAAG ATTGAGGTAAGTAGGGAAGATTACAACCGTGTTGTGGATGAATTggaccatgtgaagaaggaacaAGCAGATGAAGCTAAAGAACTGATTCACTTGCGTTGGACCAACGCTTGCTTAAGGCACGAGATAACAAGGCACCATGACAACGTACATCAGCATCAGCACGGAGACAACAACATAGAACTTGAACCTGGAGGAGGAAGCGATCTTCAAGTTACTCATTATGACTCCGACCATGATCAATCACATGATGATGATGGTTCATCCTTTGAGCATCAAAGTGTTTCTCATTTTGGTTCCTTTCGTCACGGCAATGGAACTCGTTCGAAAAGCGGAAAGCTACTTAGAAAGATAAAGAGATGGGTTGAAGGCACTGAAACAAGCAAAACTTCGGAAAGCAATAAGAACATCAAGATAATAAGATATGGGTTTTGTTTGCGAGTGTCTAGGCACTTTACGTTGAAACCTTTTatgggaaaagaaaataaactttgCAATATAAGATGGCCAATAATATCCATAACTGGATACTAG